The following proteins are encoded in a genomic region of Triticum dicoccoides isolate Atlit2015 ecotype Zavitan chromosome 1B, WEW_v2.0, whole genome shotgun sequence:
- the LOC119347609 gene encoding respiratory burst oxidase homolog protein B-like isoform X2 — MPSRVGADDARGGPGVGEIVDASGGVRERAVPPGNRSAARKTARFAEPVSAPRGSGNVDDDDGDGDDGDGVEITFDKRYDTIAVPRVRPVARGEDPCVKLLARTPEKPESSSGHAVLKNSLTRIQQETRRVASLKRRGGGFDRPMPSAPARALQGLKFVSETHASNGWTEAERFYDRNVRLPRSMFGQCIGMKEAAFAGELFDTLGRRRRISGDSIDRAELREFWDQISDPSYENRLQLFFDMVDKDADGRISQVEFKQIITLSASANKLKVGEQDSEECARLIMEKLDPDGLGHIELYDLKTLLVELSTTTNGDESSNPMAEPNPLRRWYHHARYFLEDNWRRCWVMLLWFSICAGLFAWKFVQYRHRAVFQVMGYCVCVAKGGAETLKFNMALTLLPVCRNAITWLRSRTVAGQFVPFNDNLNFHKVIAVGISAGAGLHVFSHLACDFPRLLHATDDEYKPMKPFFGDVKPPNYWWFLKGTEGWTGLVMLVLMAIAFTLATGRFRNRKPRLAKPKKQDDNLPRHKKRDNLPRLLHRLTEYGGASRNRLTMLFYALLNRFTGYNTFLYTHHLFIIVYVLLIVHGHFLYLTKKWQKKTTWMYLAVPMIVYACERLTRTLRSRVRAVQKVKAVVHPDPAALLSLHLSKPQGFRYKSGQYIFVKCPDISSFEWHPFSITSAPEDDYVSVHIKAMGDWTKDLKDAFKVCESSTEEKKTEILRVEYDHDKAMPTLGDRKKYPKVLIDGPYGAPAQDYKQYDTLLLVGLGIGATPMISIIKDIINNMKRLPGDIESGNPGDGSTPSSFRTRRAYFYWITREQESLEWFRGIMDEVAETDEQGVIELHVHCTSVHEEGDARSAMLTMAQSLNHDEHGIDIISGSRVKTSFGRANWREVYRHIAQRNQRKRVGVFYCGMPALTKELRELAKLSSRETSTTFEFHKENF; from the exons ATGCCTAGCCGGGTGGGCGCTGACGATGCCCGTGGCGGCCCCGGAGTGGGGGAGATCGTGGACGCCAGCGGCGGCGTGCGCGAGAGAGCCGTGCCTCCTGGGAACCGTTCCGCGGCGCGGAAGACCGCGCGGTTCGCGGAGCCCGTCTCCGCGCCGCGCGGGAGCGGCAAcgtcgacgacgacgacggcgacggcgacgacggcgacggcgtggAGATCACCTTCGACAAGCGGTACGACACGATCGCGGTGCCCCGCGTGAGACCGGTGGCGCGCGGTGAGGACCCGTGCGTGAAGCTGCTGGCGCGGACGCCGGAGAAGCCGGAGTCCTCGTCCGGCCATGCCGTGCTCAAGAACTCCTTGACGCGGATCCAGCAGGAGACCCGGCGGGTCGCGTCCTTGAAACGCCGGGGAGGCGGCTTCGACAGGCCCATGCCGTCCGCCCCCGCGCGCGCGCTCCAGGGTCTCAAGTTCGTCAGCGAGACACACGCCTCCAACGGATGGACCGAGGCCGAGAGGTTCTACGACAGAAATGTACGCCTCCCCCGCTCCATGTTCGGCCAGTGCATCG GTATGAAAGAGGCCGCGTTCGCCGGCGAGCTGTTCGACACGCTGGGAAGGCGGCGGCGCATCTCCGGGGACAGCATCGACAGGGCGGAGCTGCGCGAGTTCTGGGATCAAATCTCCGACCCCAGCTACGAGAACCGCCTGCAGCTCTTCTTCGACAT GGTGGACAAGGACGCTGATGGGAGGATCAGCCAGGTGGAGTTCAAACAG ATAATTACGTTGAGCGCGTCGGCGAACAAGCTAAAGGTGGGCGAACAGGACTCCGAGGAGTGTGCCCGGTTAATCATGGAGAAGTTGGACCCCGACGGCCTTGGCCACATTGAG TTGTACGACCTAAAGACACTATTGGTGGAATTGTCGACGACGACCAACGGGGATGAATCGAGCAATCCGATGGCGGAACCCAATCCTCTCAGGCGGTGGTACCACCACGCCAGATACTTCCTCGAGGACAATTGGCGCCGTTGTTGGGTGATGCTCCTATGGTTCTCCATCTGCGCCGGTCTCTTTGCTTGGAAGTTCGTGCAGTACCGTCATCGTGCGGTGTTCCAGGTGATGGGCTACTGCGTGTGCGTGGCCAAGGGCGGTGCCGAGACGCTCAAGTTCAACATGGCACTCACCCTCCTTCCCGTGTGCCGGAACGCCATCACGTGGCTCCGGAGCCGCACCGTCGCTGGGCAGTTCGTGCCGTTCAACGACAACCTCAACTTCCACAAGGTGATCGCGGTGGGGATCTCCGCCGGGGCCGGTTTGCATGTCTTCTCCCACCTAGCATGCGACTTTCCGCGGCTGTTGCACGCCACCGACGACGAGTACAAGCCCATGAAGCCGTTCTTCGGCGACGTCAAGCCGCCCAACTATTGGTGGTTCTTGAAGGGCACGGAGGGGTGGACCGGGCTAGTGATGTTGGTGCTCATGGCCATCGCCTTCACGCTCGCCACGGGGCGGTTCCGCAATAGGAAACCCAGGCTTGCCAAGCCCAAGAAGCAGGATGACAACCTCCCCCGGCACAAGAAGCGAGACAACCTCCCTAGGTTGCTCCACCGCCTCACCGAGTATGGCGGCGCCTCACGCAACCGTCTCACTATGCTCTTCTACGCCTTGCTCAATCGTTTCACCGGGTACAACACCTTCTTGTACACACACCACCTCTTCATCATCGTCTACGTGCTGCTCATCGTCCATGGCCACTTCCTCTACCTCACCAAGAAGTGGCAAAAGAAGACG ACGTGGATGTACCTCGCGGTGCCGATGATCGTGTACGCGTGCGAACGACTGACCCGGACGCTGCGGTCGAGGGTGCGGGCGGTgcagaaggtcaaggcggtcgtgCACCCGGACCCGGCGGCCCTGTTGTCGCTGCACTTGTCCAAGCCGCAGGGGTTCAGGTACAAGAGCGGACAGTACATCTTCGTCAAATGCCCTGATATCTCGTCATTCGAGTG GCACCCCTTCTCCATCACATCGGCGCCGGAGGACGACTACGTCAGCGTCCACATCAAGGCGATGGGCGACTGGACAAAAGACCTCAAGGACGCCTTCAAG GTTTGCGAGTCGTCGACGGAGGAGAAGAAGACCGAGATTCTCCGAGTAGAGTACGACCATGACAAGGCCATGCCAACTCTGGGGGATAGAAAAAA GTACCCGAAGGTGCTGATTGACGGGCCGTACGGCGCGCCGGCACAGGACTACAAGCAGTACGACACCTTGCTACTGGTGGGACTCGGCATCGGAGCCACACCCATGATCTCGATCATCAAGGACATCATCAACAACATGAAGCGGCTTCCCGGGGACATCGAGTCAGGCAACCCTGGCGACGGGAGCACGCCATCATCGTTCCGGACTCGCCGCGCCTACTTCTACTGGATCACCCGGGAGCAAGAATCCCTGGAGTggttccgtgggatcatggacgaggTGGCCGAGACGGACGAGCAGGGCGTCATTGAGCTCCACGTCCACTGTACGAGCGTCCACGAGGAGGGCGACGCCCGGTCGGCGATGCTCACTATGGCCCAGTCCCTCAACCACGACGAGCACGGCATTGACATCATCTCCGGCAGTCGAGTCAAGACCAGCTTCGGCCGAGCAAACTGGAGGGAAGTCTACCGACACATAGCCCAGCGGAATCAACGAAAACGTGTCG GAGTGTTCTACTGTGGCATGCCGGCGCTGACGAAAGAGCTGCGCGAGCTTGCGAAGCTTTCCTCGAGAGAAACAAGCACAACATTCGAGTTCCACAAGGAGAACTTTTAG
- the LOC119347609 gene encoding respiratory burst oxidase homolog protein B-like isoform X1: MPSRVGADDARGGPGVGEIVDASGGVRERAVPPGNRSAARKTARFAEPVSAPRGSGNVDDDDGDGDDGDGVEITFDKRYDTIAVPRVRPVARGEDPCVKLLARTPEKPESSSGHAVLKNSLTRIQQETRRVASLKRRGGGFDRPMPSAPARALQGLKFVSETHASNGWTEAERFYDRNVRLPRSMFGQCIGMKEAAFAGELFDTLGRRRRISGDSIDRAELREFWDQISDPSYENRLQLFFDMVDKDADGRISQVEFKQIITMSASANQLTVGGQDFEECARLIMEKLDPDGLGYIELYDLETLLVKLWKEPNPLRRWYRHARYFLKDNWRPCWVASLNRRGGGFDRSMPSAPARALEGLKFVSGTDASDGWTEARRFFDRNARLPRSMFGQCIGMKEAAFAGELFDALGRRCHISGDSIDKAELREFWDQISDSCYETRLQLFFGMVDKDDDGRISQVEFKQIITLSASANKLKVGEQDSEECARLIMEKLDPDGLGHIELYDLKTLLVELSTTTNGDESSNPMAEPNPLRRWYHHARYFLEDNWRRCWVMLLWFSICAGLFAWKFVQYRHRAVFQVMGYCVCVAKGGAETLKFNMALTLLPVCRNAITWLRSRTVAGQFVPFNDNLNFHKVIAVGISAGAGLHVFSHLACDFPRLLHATDDEYKPMKPFFGDVKPPNYWWFLKGTEGWTGLVMLVLMAIAFTLATGRFRNRKPRLAKPKKQDDNLPRHKKRDNLPRLLHRLTEYGGASRNRLTMLFYALLNRFTGYNTFLYTHHLFIIVYVLLIVHGHFLYLTKKWQKKTTWMYLAVPMIVYACERLTRTLRSRVRAVQKVKAVVHPDPAALLSLHLSKPQGFRYKSGQYIFVKCPDISSFEWHPFSITSAPEDDYVSVHIKAMGDWTKDLKDAFKVCESSTEEKKTEILRVEYDHDKAMPTLGDRKKYPKVLIDGPYGAPAQDYKQYDTLLLVGLGIGATPMISIIKDIINNMKRLPGDIESGNPGDGSTPSSFRTRRAYFYWITREQESLEWFRGIMDEVAETDEQGVIELHVHCTSVHEEGDARSAMLTMAQSLNHDEHGIDIISGSRVKTSFGRANWREVYRHIAQRNQRKRVGVFYCGMPALTKELRELAKLSSRETSTTFEFHKENF; the protein is encoded by the exons ATGCCTAGCCGGGTGGGCGCTGACGATGCCCGTGGCGGCCCCGGAGTGGGGGAGATCGTGGACGCCAGCGGCGGCGTGCGCGAGAGAGCCGTGCCTCCTGGGAACCGTTCCGCGGCGCGGAAGACCGCGCGGTTCGCGGAGCCCGTCTCCGCGCCGCGCGGGAGCGGCAAcgtcgacgacgacgacggcgacggcgacgacggcgacggcgtggAGATCACCTTCGACAAGCGGTACGACACGATCGCGGTGCCCCGCGTGAGACCGGTGGCGCGCGGTGAGGACCCGTGCGTGAAGCTGCTGGCGCGGACGCCGGAGAAGCCGGAGTCCTCGTCCGGCCATGCCGTGCTCAAGAACTCCTTGACGCGGATCCAGCAGGAGACCCGGCGGGTCGCGTCCTTGAAACGCCGGGGAGGCGGCTTCGACAGGCCCATGCCGTCCGCCCCCGCGCGCGCGCTCCAGGGTCTCAAGTTCGTCAGCGAGACACACGCCTCCAACGGATGGACCGAGGCCGAGAGGTTCTACGACAGAAATGTACGCCTCCCCCGCTCCATGTTCGGCCAGTGCATCG GTATGAAAGAGGCCGCGTTCGCCGGCGAGCTGTTCGACACGCTGGGAAGGCGGCGGCGCATCTCCGGGGACAGCATCGACAGGGCGGAGCTGCGCGAGTTCTGGGATCAAATCTCCGACCCCAGCTACGAGAACCGCCTGCAGCTCTTCTTCGACAT GGTGGACAAGGACGCTGATGGGAGGATCAGCCAGGTGGAGTTCAAACAG ATAATTACAATGAGCGCGTCGGCGAACCAGCTAACGGTGGGCGGACAGGACTTCGAGGAGTGTGCCCGGTTAATCATGGAGAAGTTGGACCCCGACGGCCTTGGCTACATTGAG TTGTACGACCTAGAGACACTATTGGTGAAATTGTGGAAGGAACCCAATCCTCtgaggcggtggtaccgccacgccAGATACTTCCTCAAGGACAATTGGCGCCCCTGCTGGGTCGCGTCCTTGAACCGCCGGGGAGGCGGCTTCGACAGGTCCATGCCGTCCGCCCCCGCGCGCGCGCTCGAGGGTCTCAAGTTCGTCAGCGGGACAGACGCCTCTGACGGATGGACCGAAGCCAGGAGGTTCTTCGACAGAAATGCACGCCTCCCCCGCTCCATGTTCGGCCAGTGCATCG GTATGAAAGAGGCCGCTTTCGCCGGCGAGCTGTTCGACGCGCTGGGAAGGCGGTGTCACATCTCCGGGGACAGCATCGACAAGGCGGAGCTGCGCGAGTTCTGGGATCAAATCTCCGACTCCTGCTACGAGACCCGCCTGCAGCTCTTCTTCGGCAT GGTGGATAAGGACGATGACGGGAGGATCAGCCAGGTGGAGTTCAAACAG ATAATTACGTTGAGCGCGTCGGCGAACAAGCTAAAGGTGGGCGAACAGGACTCCGAGGAGTGTGCCCGGTTAATCATGGAGAAGTTGGACCCCGACGGCCTTGGCCACATTGAG TTGTACGACCTAAAGACACTATTGGTGGAATTGTCGACGACGACCAACGGGGATGAATCGAGCAATCCGATGGCGGAACCCAATCCTCTCAGGCGGTGGTACCACCACGCCAGATACTTCCTCGAGGACAATTGGCGCCGTTGTTGGGTGATGCTCCTATGGTTCTCCATCTGCGCCGGTCTCTTTGCTTGGAAGTTCGTGCAGTACCGTCATCGTGCGGTGTTCCAGGTGATGGGCTACTGCGTGTGCGTGGCCAAGGGCGGTGCCGAGACGCTCAAGTTCAACATGGCACTCACCCTCCTTCCCGTGTGCCGGAACGCCATCACGTGGCTCCGGAGCCGCACCGTCGCTGGGCAGTTCGTGCCGTTCAACGACAACCTCAACTTCCACAAGGTGATCGCGGTGGGGATCTCCGCCGGGGCCGGTTTGCATGTCTTCTCCCACCTAGCATGCGACTTTCCGCGGCTGTTGCACGCCACCGACGACGAGTACAAGCCCATGAAGCCGTTCTTCGGCGACGTCAAGCCGCCCAACTATTGGTGGTTCTTGAAGGGCACGGAGGGGTGGACCGGGCTAGTGATGTTGGTGCTCATGGCCATCGCCTTCACGCTCGCCACGGGGCGGTTCCGCAATAGGAAACCCAGGCTTGCCAAGCCCAAGAAGCAGGATGACAACCTCCCCCGGCACAAGAAGCGAGACAACCTCCCTAGGTTGCTCCACCGCCTCACCGAGTATGGCGGCGCCTCACGCAACCGTCTCACTATGCTCTTCTACGCCTTGCTCAATCGTTTCACCGGGTACAACACCTTCTTGTACACACACCACCTCTTCATCATCGTCTACGTGCTGCTCATCGTCCATGGCCACTTCCTCTACCTCACCAAGAAGTGGCAAAAGAAGACG ACGTGGATGTACCTCGCGGTGCCGATGATCGTGTACGCGTGCGAACGACTGACCCGGACGCTGCGGTCGAGGGTGCGGGCGGTgcagaaggtcaaggcggtcgtgCACCCGGACCCGGCGGCCCTGTTGTCGCTGCACTTGTCCAAGCCGCAGGGGTTCAGGTACAAGAGCGGACAGTACATCTTCGTCAAATGCCCTGATATCTCGTCATTCGAGTG GCACCCCTTCTCCATCACATCGGCGCCGGAGGACGACTACGTCAGCGTCCACATCAAGGCGATGGGCGACTGGACAAAAGACCTCAAGGACGCCTTCAAG GTTTGCGAGTCGTCGACGGAGGAGAAGAAGACCGAGATTCTCCGAGTAGAGTACGACCATGACAAGGCCATGCCAACTCTGGGGGATAGAAAAAA GTACCCGAAGGTGCTGATTGACGGGCCGTACGGCGCGCCGGCACAGGACTACAAGCAGTACGACACCTTGCTACTGGTGGGACTCGGCATCGGAGCCACACCCATGATCTCGATCATCAAGGACATCATCAACAACATGAAGCGGCTTCCCGGGGACATCGAGTCAGGCAACCCTGGCGACGGGAGCACGCCATCATCGTTCCGGACTCGCCGCGCCTACTTCTACTGGATCACCCGGGAGCAAGAATCCCTGGAGTggttccgtgggatcatggacgaggTGGCCGAGACGGACGAGCAGGGCGTCATTGAGCTCCACGTCCACTGTACGAGCGTCCACGAGGAGGGCGACGCCCGGTCGGCGATGCTCACTATGGCCCAGTCCCTCAACCACGACGAGCACGGCATTGACATCATCTCCGGCAGTCGAGTCAAGACCAGCTTCGGCCGAGCAAACTGGAGGGAAGTCTACCGACACATAGCCCAGCGGAATCAACGAAAACGTGTCG GAGTGTTCTACTGTGGCATGCCGGCGCTGACGAAAGAGCTGCGCGAGCTTGCGAAGCTTTCCTCGAGAGAAACAAGCACAACATTCGAGTTCCACAAGGAGAACTTTTAG